One window of Caldicoprobacter guelmensis genomic DNA carries:
- the cas4 gene encoding CRISPR-associated protein Cas4: MVAITGTLVQSYNICKRQTWLMAHQIVPDQDHPYIEIGRLLDEETYSRDKKKISFENVVIDIIRSDEGDIVVGEVKKSSKAQESARLQLAFYLYKLKQNGIDAKGLLLFPEERRRMPVELDSDLEQELEHIFKGINLVVSMSVPPPPQKIGYCKNCGYREFCWA; the protein is encoded by the coding sequence ATGGTAGCCATAACAGGTACTTTGGTACAGAGTTACAATATATGTAAAAGGCAGACATGGCTTATGGCTCATCAAATAGTGCCGGATCAGGACCATCCGTATATAGAGATAGGGCGATTGCTTGACGAAGAAACGTATAGCCGGGACAAGAAGAAAATCAGCTTTGAGAATGTCGTAATTGATATAATAAGGTCAGATGAAGGGGACATAGTGGTGGGAGAGGTAAAAAAGAGCTCTAAAGCACAGGAAAGTGCAAGATTACAGCTTGCCTTTTATCTGTATAAGCTAAAACAGAATGGCATTGATGCCAAGGGGCTATTGTTGTTTCCCGAGGAGAGAAGAAGGATGCCTGTAGAACTTGATTCTGATTTAGAACAGGAATTAGAACACATATTCAAAGGGATAAATCTTGTAGTGTCAATGAGTGTACCACCGCCTCCACAGAAAATAGGTTATTGTAAAAATTGCGGGTATAGAGAATTTTGCTGGGCGTAA
- the cas1b gene encoding type I-B CRISPR-associated endonuclease Cas1b — MKKAIYIFSSGELKRKDNTIYFENEEGQKFIPVENTSEIYIFGEVDVNKRFLEFLAQAEIIMHFFNHYGYYVGTFYPREHLNSGYMILKQVEHYLDFEKRFNIASEFVSGASKNMRQVLKYYINRGKDLGAVEENIKALEERVGNCKDIDELMAIEGNIREHYYKAFDLILGKADFAFEQRTKRPPKNYLNTLISFGNSLLYTIVLSEIYKTHLDPRIGFLHTTNFRRFTLNLDIAEIFKPIIVDRVIFTVVGKNMITKDDFEKGMEGLILKEKAQKVFVEEMENKLKTTFNHRHLGRNVSYRRLIRLELYKLEKHLIGEEEYKAFVMYW, encoded by the coding sequence TTGAAGAAAGCGATTTATATATTTTCAAGTGGAGAGTTAAAAAGAAAGGACAATACCATATACTTTGAAAATGAAGAAGGGCAGAAATTTATACCTGTTGAGAACACAAGTGAAATCTATATATTTGGTGAGGTGGATGTAAACAAGAGGTTTCTTGAGTTTTTAGCGCAGGCTGAAATAATAATGCACTTTTTCAATCATTATGGGTATTATGTAGGGACATTTTATCCCAGGGAACATTTGAATTCAGGATATATGATATTGAAGCAGGTGGAACACTATCTTGATTTTGAGAAGAGGTTTAATATAGCCTCGGAGTTTGTAAGCGGTGCATCCAAAAATATGAGGCAAGTACTGAAATACTATATAAACAGGGGCAAAGATTTAGGAGCGGTAGAGGAAAATATAAAGGCTCTAGAAGAAAGAGTCGGGAACTGCAAGGATATTGATGAACTTATGGCCATTGAAGGCAATATAAGAGAACATTATTATAAAGCGTTTGATTTAATTCTGGGTAAAGCTGACTTTGCTTTTGAACAGCGTACAAAAAGACCCCCTAAAAATTATTTGAATACTTTAATCAGCTTTGGTAATTCGTTATTGTATACTATTGTATTAAGCGAGATTTATAAAACTCACCTCGATCCCCGCATTGGTTTTTTGCATACTACTAATTTTAGAAGATTTACCCTCAATTTAGATATAGCTGAAATATTTAAGCCGATAATTGTAGATAGAGTGATTTTTACGGTTGTAGGTAAAAATATGATTACCAAAGATGATTTTGAGAAAGGTATGGAAGGATTGATTTTAAAGGAGAAAGCACAAAAGGTATTTGTAGAAGAGATGGAAAATAAATTAAAGACCACTTTTAATCACAGACATCTTGGACGGAATGTATCCTACAGGCGCCTGATAAGGTTGGAATTGTATAAACTGGAAAAACATTTAATAGGAGAGGAAGAGTACAAGGCTTTTGTCATGTATTGGTAA
- the cas2 gene encoding CRISPR-associated endonuclease Cas2: MFLILVYDVGEKRVSKVLKICRKYLNWVQNSVLEGEISEANFKKLKLELKKVINEEEDSVIFYILRTTKYSERESMGVKKGGDDIFI, translated from the coding sequence ATGTTTTTAATACTGGTTTATGACGTAGGGGAAAAAAGAGTAAGCAAGGTACTTAAGATTTGTAGGAAATATTTGAATTGGGTACAAAATTCAGTATTAGAAGGAGAGATATCAGAAGCAAATTTCAAAAAGTTGAAGCTGGAGCTTAAAAAAGTAATAAATGAAGAGGAAGACTCGGTCATTTTCTATATATTGAGGACAACAAAATACTCAGAACGTGAAAGCATGGGCGTAAAAAAAGGCGGCGATGATATTTTTATATAA